The stretch of DNA AGGACGCTCACGCTGTTCAGGAGAGACACTGGGGAGCGCCTCCGCGTTCCCGAGGACGACCTTATACCGACAGTACAGAGACTTGAAGTTGAGATACTTGAAAACCTAAAGAGAAGGGCCGATGAGTTCTTCCGCTCACGAATCAAAGAGGCTAAAACACGCGAAGAGGTTGCAACCGCACTGCGGTCCGGCTACATCGTCAAAATGCCTTTCTGCGGGAGAGAGGAGTGCGCTATGGATTTGAAGGAGAGCACGGACGGCGGAAAAGTTAGGGGTACGGAGATCGATTTCCAGGAAGGCGACTACGGAAAGTGTGCGTGGTGCGGGAGGCCAGCCAGGCAGGTGGTCTACGTGGCTAAGAGCTACTGAAGATTTAATACATAGACGTAAGCGTCACTTCCATCCGCGTAGTAGCTCTTCAAGTACGCTTTTCGCTCGAAGCCCAGCTTCTCGTAAAGGGATATAGCTACTGTGTTCTCGGTCTTCACCTCCAGCCTCACCCTTTTCAAGCCACGTAGCCTTGCAAGCCTCAGTGTCTCCTCCATAAGCCTTCTTCCAACGCCCTTACCTCTAAACCACTCGGCGACAGCTATGCTGTGAACGTGGAGCTCCTCCGACTCCCTGCACGAGACGACGTACCCCACAAGCACGCCTTTGTAGTCGGCTATGAGGAAGAACTCCCTGCAATTTTCGTAGAGGTAGAAAAGGTAGTTAAAGCTGAAAGCGTCCGCGCCGAAGATCCTCTCCTCCATCTCAATGATGTAGAAGAGGTCTTCAGGCCTCACAGCGCGTATCTCAACTTCCACTTTGCATCACCTTAACTCAAGCACTTCGCCGGGCTCAGGGGCTATCACGTTTGGGAATATCTCCTTCGCGACCTTAAGGTAGATTTCTCTCACACCTCTCCCGAAGCGAGCGTAAGGAAGGTGAATCAGCACGAGAACCCTCGCGCCAACGCGCTCAGCGACCTCAGCGGCCTGAAGCGGTGTGGAGTGGCCGTCCAGGACAGCCTGCTCCTCCCTGCCGGGAGGGTAAGTGGAGTCGTGTATGAGGACGTCGCAGCCTTTAAAGGCCTCAGTGATCTCTTCTGATGGAGCAGTGTCTCCAGTATAACAGACAGACACCCTGCCGAGGGTCAGCCTGTAGCCCACAGCAGGCACGGAGTGCCGGGCTCTAACAACGCTGAGGTTGCTACTTACTTGACCCTGATTGACCTCTTCAACCTCGAAGAACTCCAGCAGCTTCTCAGCTAGATTACCACCTAGTATCTCGAAAGCTTTCACGATATTCCCTTTCCCCCCTGCTGGGAGGTAGAGCCTCAGCCTCTTC from Infirmifilum sp. NZ encodes:
- the rimI gene encoding ribosomal protein S18-alanine N-acetyltransferase — its product is MEVEIRAVRPEDLFYIIEMEERIFGADAFSFNYLFYLYENCREFFLIADYKGVLVGYVVSCRESEELHVHSIAVAEWFRGKGVGRRLMEETLRLARLRGLKRVRLEVKTENTVAISLYEKLGFERKAYLKSYYADGSDAYVYVLNLQ
- a CDS encoding MBL fold metallo-hydrolase, which encodes MSKEGVKLYFLGTAGSTFTGDNFPPCIFIEGYLLDCPAQCPQALVKYNLLDPLHTVLLTHLHMDHSLGLYDLAWHLGTVLSQKRLRLYLPAGGKGNIVKAFEILGGNLAEKLLEFFEVEEVNQGQVSSNLSVVRARHSVPAVGYRLTLGRVSVCYTGDTAPSEEITEAFKGCDVLIHDSTYPPGREEQAVLDGHSTPLQAAEVAERVGARVLVLIHLPYARFGRGVREIYLKVAKEIFPNVIAPEPGEVLELR